A stretch of the Macrobrachium nipponense isolate FS-2020 chromosome 23, ASM1510439v2, whole genome shotgun sequence genome encodes the following:
- the LOC135196434 gene encoding balbiani ring protein 3-like, which yields MNGSFRFLSGIALLMLLALAAQSTTTAPRCDVNGGTCVPWDSCHGHAENLHCDDENDICCVYDVRSETNRSNYDCGGILPPELCRVGYDGVCLSKCESGRVPVGFCNKDCKCCGCPISNKCEANSGYCTPRDCKCRGVKVSTWCGGKRCTCCLPDCPESEKCKAKQGKCRKTCPDGEKPMPGVNCLGGCKCCVPKCPESEKCKANQGQCRKTCPGGEVPMPGVECLGGYKCCVPSNCTQIPIPEECKLYDGVCHRECRDGRIPTGVCRGDCKCCGCPIKDECKKRSGVCVASPDVCYGEIVPEWCGGERCVCCLPGLVDCPKSEKCKANQGQCRKTCPVGEEPMPGVECLGGCKCCVPSNCTKIPIPEVCKLYDGVCHRECRDGRIPTGVCRGDCKCCGCPIKDECKIRKGVCVASPNVCNGEIVPEWCGGEKCVCCLPDSGK from the exons gCTCAGAGCACCACGACTGCCCCCAGATGCGATGTAAACGGTGGCACCTGTGTTCCCTGGGATTCATGCCACGGTCACGCTGAAAACTTACACTGCGATGATGAAAATGATATCTGCTGCGTTTATGATGTTCGCTCTGAGACTAACCGCTCTAATT ATGATTGCGGTGGAATACTTCCGCCTGAGCTCTGCCGAGTTGGTTATGATGGTGTTTGCCTGAGTAAGTGTGAGTCGGGAAGGGTTCCAGTAGGGTTCTGCAATAAAGACTGCAAATGCTGTGGCTGCCCGATATCTAACAAATGCGAGGCAAACTCGGGCTATTGCACTCCTCGAGATTGCAAATGTCGAGGTGTGAAGGTCTCCACGTGGTGTGGTGGAAAGAGATGCACTTGCTGCTTACCAG ACTGCCCAGAGAGCGAAAAGTGTAAAGCGAAGCAAGGAAAATGCAGAAAGACCTGTCCTGATGGAGAAAAGCCGATGCCAGGAGTTAATTGCCTTGGTGGCTGCAAATGCTGTGTTCCAA AATGCCCAGAGAGCGAAAAGTGTAAAGCGAATCAAGGACAATGCAGAAAGACCTGTCCTGGTGGAGAAGTGCCGATGCCAGGAGTTGAGTGCCTTGGTGGCTACAAATGTTGTGTTCCAA GTAATTGCACTCAAATACCTATTCCTGAGGAATGCAAACTTTATGACGGAGTGTGCCACCGGGAATGCAGAGATGGCAGGATTCCTACAGGGGTCTGCCGTGGAGACTGCAAGTGCTGTGGCTGCCCAATAAAGGACGAGTGCAAAAAAAGATCGGGCGTTTGTGTAGCAAGTCCTGACGTCTGTTATGGTGAAATAGTCCCCGAGTGGTGTGGTGGAGAGAGGTGTGTTTGCTGTTTACCTGGTTTAG TAGACTGCCCAAAGAGCGAAAAGTGTAAAGCGAATCAAGGACAATGCAGAAAGACCTGTCCTGTTGGAGAAGAGCCGATGCCAGGAGTTGAGTGCCTTGGTGGCTGCAAATGTTGTGTTCCAA GTAATTGTACTAAAATACCTATTCCTGAGGTATGCAAACTTTATGATGGAGTGTGCCACCGGGAATGCAGAGATGGCAGGATTCCTACAGGGGTCTGCCGTGGAGACTGCAAGTGCTGTGGCTGCCCAATAAAGGACGAGTGCAAAATAAGAAAGGGCGTTTGCGTAGCGAGTCCTAATGTCTGTAATGGTGAAATAGTCCCAGAGTGGTGTGGTGGAGAGAAGTGTGTTTGCTGTTTACCAGATTCAG GCAAGTAG